In Aegilops tauschii subsp. strangulata cultivar AL8/78 chromosome 3, Aet v6.0, whole genome shotgun sequence, one genomic interval encodes:
- the LOC109741293 gene encoding uncharacterized protein, with amino-acid sequence MSDHHLAGDHHSSAASTATTALGTLLLLPSELLHEILIRLALPELLRVRSVARPLSHLISSPDFRRFYHLSSVSSGPAPAAAWLLVFKKLPPRGAALRGFHGPSGRWFRIPVSDIISPAVPPGEDLYFLAASGSSFLFAANGRRELVVVDLSAQSARRLPPSPLGPRGTSSWRRFGLKLVADPPGSSQFRFLFAEMVNNTPVLFEYQSDTDAWQSSEAVLANGPAAPAGPDGDGTYLCAAHAGPDCVMVYSGPGVDRPVFFRPGFPHNPNAGGHGDRLHVYGDGSAVVVRSTVIDEPSRTRVKLVAGVDLYGLGPEVGGDWQLVSTVPGELIEGFRKPYAVMTGLLAEREGVLRLVLISNCRGAWDLVWLSYDRARGEWRWVPVPDWGGAKGLNMAGIAVSSTFSRLWPPAPTICR; translated from the exons ATGTCCGaccaccacctcgccggcgaccaCCACTCCTCCGCGGCGAGCACCGCCACCACGGCCCTCGGGACCCTGCTGCTCCTGCCGTCGGAGCTCCTCCACGAGATCCTCATCCGCCTCGCGCTCCCGGAGCTGCTCCGCGTCCGCTCCGTCGCCCGTCCCCTGTCCCACCTCATCTCCTCCCCGGACTTCCGCCGCTTCTACCACCTGTCCTCCGTCTCGTCCGGCCCCGCCCCGGCCGCCGCGTGGCTCCTCGTGTTCAAGAAGCTCCCGCCCCGCGGCGCCGCGCTACGGGGCTTCCACGGGCCGTCCGGCCGCTGGTTCCGCATCCCCGTCTCGGACATCATCTCCCCCGCCGTGCCCCCGGGAGAGGACCTCTACTTCCTCGCCGCCTCCGGCAGCTCCTTCCTGTTCGCCGCCAACGGCCGCCGCGAGCTCGTGGTGGTTGACCTCTCGGCCCAGTCGGCCCGCCGGCTCCCGCCGTCCCCGCTCGGCCCCCGCGGCACCTCGTCCTGGCGTCGCTTCGGCCTCAAGCTCGTGGCCGATCCCCCCGGATCAAGCCAGTTTAG GTTTCTCTTCGCCGAGATGGTGAACAACACGCCCGTTCTCTTCGAGTACCAGTCTGACACCGACGCGTGGCAGTCATCGGAGGCGGTGCTGGCAAATGGTCCCGCCGCACCGGCAGGTCCCGACGGGGACGGCACGTACCTGTGCGCTGCCCACGCCGGGCCGGACTGCGTGATGGTGTACTCAGGCCCGGGCGTCGACAGACCGGTCTTCTTTCGGCCGGGGTTCCCGCACAACCCGAACGCCGGCGGCCACGGTGATCGGCTCCACGTGTACGGCGACGGCAGCGCCGTGGTGGTCCGATCAACGGTGATCGATGAGCCGAGCCGGACTCGGGTGAAGTTGGTGGCGGGTGTGGACCTGTATGGGCTCGGGCCGGAGGTCGGGGGTGACTGGCAGCTGGTGTCCACGGTGCCGGGCGAGCTCATCGAAGGGTTCAGGAAGCCGTACGCCGTGATGACGGGGCTGCTGGCGGAGAGGGAGGGCGTCTTGAGGCTGGTGCTCATCTCCAACTGCAGGGGCGCGTGGGACCTCGTGTGGCTGTCGTACGACCGCGCGCGCGGCGAGTGGAGGTGGGTGCCCGTGCCGGACTGGGGCGGCGCCAAGGGCCTCAACATGGCCGGCATCGCCGTGTCGTCCACCTTCTCGCGTCTCTGGCCGCCGGCGCCAACCATCTGCCGCTGA